In Robbsia sp. KACC 23696, a single window of DNA contains:
- a CDS encoding multidrug efflux RND transporter permease subunit, translating to MAQFFINRPIFAWVIAAFIFLFGVMALRSLPITQYPDVAPPSVNITVVYAGADAQTISDSVVSLIERELSSIKNLLYFESSADASGAATIVATFKSGTDPEMAQVDIQNKIKVVEPRLPQAVRQSGISVEAAESGFLMIVGLKSDGGSLDGIALSDYMARNITDELRRVEGVGRIVPFGAEQAMRVWVDPAKLLTFGMSMKEVITAISEQNVQSSPGNIGAAPQDSGQRVTVPLIVKGQLGTPDAFKQIVLRSNTSGAKVLLGDVARVDYGAQTYNYVIRENGQPSTAIAIQLAPGGNAVRTAAGVAHRLEELRQSMPAGMHYSIPFNTAPFVTISIEKVVYTLIEAMVLVFAVMYLFLQNVRYTLIPAIVAPIALLGTFAVMSFAGFSINVFTMFGMVLAIGIVVDDAIVVVENVERIMATEQLSPYDATCKAMKEITGAVVGITLALTAVFIPMALSSGSVGVIYRQFSLSMSVSILFSAFLALTLTPALCATLLQPVVHGHAEKKGFFGWFNRKFDRLSAAYEARLIRLTLRVARVIFVFAALCVVLFAAFKKLPSAFLPVQDQGYFITSIQLPADATMERTLVAVKAYERHIASRTAVASNMAIVGYGFSGSGSNAALMFTVLKDWGARDGSSSRTESELAQKAMQQTTEGQFMSLLPPAIPSLGTSSGFALRLEDRGNQGYAKLKEAEATLIALASKSRLLAGVYADGLPSGASVRLDIDRIRALSMGVPFATISETLSAAFGSAYINDFPNAGRMQQVIVQADSPSRMQIDDVLKFYVRNDQGQMVPLSAFVQPVWTHAPLQLVRYQGYPAVRLSGAPAAGVSSGVAMQEMERLGQQLPHGFSVEWTGQSLQEQASSSQAPILMALSLLVVFLVLAALYESWSIPVAVLLVVPLGLLGAVGAVLLRDMPNDVFFRVGMITVIGLSAKNAILIVEFAKQLREEGRSAVDAAVTAARMRLRPIIMTSLAFGIGVVPLMVSTGASSETQHAIGTGVFGGIVAATGLAIFFVPVFFVLVMSVQERLIDRFKVGRPSSTNRDRE from the coding sequence ATGGCGCAGTTCTTTATCAACCGCCCCATCTTTGCGTGGGTCATTGCCGCGTTTATCTTTTTGTTCGGCGTCATGGCGCTCCGCTCGCTGCCCATCACGCAATATCCGGACGTCGCGCCGCCGAGCGTCAACATCACCGTCGTGTATGCGGGTGCCGACGCGCAAACGATCAGTGATTCGGTCGTCAGCCTGATCGAACGCGAGCTGTCGAGCATCAAGAACCTGCTGTATTTCGAGTCCTCGGCCGATGCATCGGGCGCCGCCACGATCGTCGCGACGTTCAAATCCGGAACGGATCCGGAAATGGCGCAAGTCGATATTCAAAACAAGATCAAGGTGGTCGAGCCTCGGCTGCCGCAGGCGGTGCGTCAAAGTGGCATTAGCGTCGAAGCGGCGGAGTCGGGCTTCTTGATGATCGTCGGGCTGAAATCCGACGGGGGCAGCTTAGACGGCATCGCGCTGAGCGATTATATGGCGCGCAACATCACGGACGAGCTGCGTCGCGTCGAGGGAGTGGGTCGGATCGTCCCTTTCGGCGCGGAGCAAGCGATGCGTGTCTGGGTCGATCCGGCAAAGCTGTTGACGTTCGGCATGTCGATGAAAGAGGTGATCACCGCGATCAGTGAACAAAACGTGCAATCCTCCCCGGGGAATATCGGGGCGGCGCCCCAGGATAGCGGGCAGCGCGTAACGGTTCCGCTCATCGTAAAAGGTCAACTCGGTACGCCGGACGCGTTCAAGCAGATTGTCCTCCGATCGAATACATCGGGTGCAAAGGTGCTTTTGGGCGATGTGGCACGTGTCGACTACGGCGCACAGACCTACAATTACGTCATTCGTGAAAATGGCCAGCCGTCAACGGCCATTGCCATTCAGCTTGCGCCCGGCGGCAATGCGGTGCGCACGGCCGCAGGCGTGGCGCATCGATTGGAGGAGTTGCGTCAATCGATGCCTGCCGGCATGCACTATTCGATACCGTTCAACACCGCCCCCTTTGTCACGATATCGATCGAGAAAGTAGTCTACACGTTGATCGAGGCGATGGTGCTGGTGTTCGCCGTCATGTACCTCTTTCTGCAGAATGTTCGCTACACGCTGATCCCTGCCATCGTCGCGCCGATCGCCTTGCTCGGTACCTTCGCGGTGATGTCGTTCGCGGGCTTCTCGATCAATGTCTTCACGATGTTCGGGATGGTGCTCGCGATCGGCATCGTCGTCGATGATGCGATCGTGGTCGTGGAGAATGTCGAGCGCATCATGGCGACCGAGCAGCTTTCTCCCTACGACGCCACATGCAAGGCGATGAAAGAAATTACCGGGGCCGTCGTCGGGATCACCCTTGCACTGACTGCCGTGTTTATTCCGATGGCATTGTCCTCCGGCTCGGTCGGTGTCATCTATCGCCAGTTCTCCCTTTCCATGTCGGTGTCGATTCTCTTCTCGGCATTTTTGGCGCTGACACTGACGCCCGCCCTGTGCGCCACCCTTTTGCAACCGGTCGTGCATGGGCATGCGGAGAAAAAGGGCTTCTTCGGGTGGTTCAACCGGAAATTCGACCGCTTATCGGCTGCCTACGAAGCGCGTCTTATCCGGCTGACCTTGCGTGTCGCGCGCGTCATCTTCGTGTTCGCCGCGCTCTGCGTCGTGCTTTTCGCCGCTTTCAAGAAATTGCCTTCCGCATTTTTGCCGGTGCAGGACCAGGGCTATTTCATTACGAGCATTCAACTGCCGGCCGATGCGACGATGGAACGCACCTTGGTCGCCGTGAAAGCGTATGAGCGGCACATCGCCTCCCGCACGGCGGTGGCATCCAATATGGCGATCGTCGGCTATGGTTTTTCCGGTTCCGGATCGAATGCCGCCTTGATGTTCACGGTGCTGAAAGACTGGGGCGCGCGCGACGGCTCATCGTCTCGCACCGAGTCCGAGCTGGCACAGAAGGCCATGCAGCAAACAACGGAAGGACAGTTCATGTCTTTGCTGCCGCCCGCGATTCCCTCGCTCGGGACCAGTTCGGGGTTCGCTTTGCGACTGGAAGACCGCGGCAATCAGGGCTATGCAAAGCTGAAAGAGGCCGAAGCCACGCTGATCGCGCTTGCGTCGAAGAGCCGCCTGCTCGCCGGTGTTTATGCCGATGGTCTGCCCTCCGGTGCCAGCGTCCGTCTGGATATCGATCGGATAAGAGCATTGTCGATGGGCGTGCCCTTCGCCACGATCAGCGAGACCTTGAGTGCGGCTTTCGGTTCCGCCTATATCAATGACTTTCCCAACGCCGGCCGAATGCAACAGGTCATCGTGCAAGCCGACAGCCCGTCGAGAATGCAGATCGACGACGTCTTGAAATTCTATGTCCGCAATGATCAGGGACAGATGGTGCCGCTGTCGGCGTTCGTGCAACCGGTCTGGACCCATGCGCCGCTGCAGCTTGTTCGTTATCAAGGCTATCCGGCCGTGCGGCTCTCCGGCGCTCCGGCAGCAGGGGTTTCGAGCGGTGTCGCGATGCAGGAAATGGAGCGGCTGGGGCAACAACTGCCGCATGGCTTCAGCGTCGAGTGGACCGGGCAATCGCTTCAGGAGCAGGCGTCGTCGAGTCAGGCACCAATCTTGATGGCGCTGTCCTTGCTGGTGGTGTTTCTGGTTCTGGCGGCGTTGTACGAGAGCTGGTCGATACCGGTCGCCGTACTGCTGGTGGTGCCGCTGGGATTATTGGGTGCCGTCGGCGCGGTATTGCTACGAGACATGCCCAACGATGTGTTCTTTCGCGTCGGCATGATCACCGTCATTGGCTTGTCGGCAAAGAACGCGATCTTGATCGTCGAGTTCGCGAAGCAGTTACGGGAGGAAGGGCGGAGTGCCGTCGATGCCGCCGTGACGGCGGCGCGTATGCGGCTTCGCCCGATCATTATGACGTCGCTGGCATTCGGCATCGGCGTCGTACCGCTGATGGTATCGACAGGCGCGTCGTCGGAGACGCAACATGCCATCGGGACAGGCGTATTCGGCGGCATCGTCGCCGCCACCGGTTTGGCCATTTTCTTCGTGCCGGTTTTCTTTGTCCTGGTGATGTCCGTGCAGGAGCGCCTGATAGACCGTTTCAAGGTCGGACGACCGTCATCGACGAATCGCGACCGCGAATAG
- a CDS encoding TonB-dependent receptor has translation MTKTPIARLVFLLFSASLTGPVFAAADATDAASDPTISGATAAPTGGETALVPLTVTAKRLDDARNGLSPDTGSSVYRITSRDIDNLPQGADTPLNKVLLQAPGVADDSYGQLHVRGDHADLQYRINGVIIPEAISGFGQALDTRIIDQVNVLTGALPAQYGYRTAGIIDITTRTGEEGSGGAVSVFGGSHQTLKTSANVYGTKGAFSYFFTGSLGENNLGIESPTSSSTPLHDHTRQGDGFGYLSYVIDPSTRVSVMFGTTSNQFQLPNTPGLATNYALVGHDGFDSSTLDDNQSELNNFAAVSLQGTIGASLDYQVSLFTRYTRTQFTPDTAGDLMFNGVASNDFHNDQANGIQTDITYRRNAAHTLRAGMLFQEEHAQFRDNVSVFATDAEGNQLSDVPYAIQSASSKTGYFWSAYVQDEWQLSDRLTVNYGVRYDGMDQYVNASQISPRIGAVFKLTPTTTVHAGYARYFTPPSFELVSGTTIGQFAGTTNATEVTQNDPVQPERSNYYDVGISQKLSSTVTVGLDGYYKQAKELLDEGQFGTALIYAPFNYQKGRVYGVEFTANYRSSNVNAYLNVAYSRAQGENVDSAQFNLGQDELNFISNHYVFLDHDQRVTASFGGAYKLHQTTFSIDGLVGSGLRSGFANTDKLPLYATFNFGVKQQFNEPITGKFSVSVSLENAFGRSYELRDGSGIGVGAPQYGPYRAVYAGITKQF, from the coding sequence ATGACAAAAACACCGATTGCCCGCCTTGTATTTTTGCTCTTTAGCGCATCGCTAACCGGTCCGGTATTTGCCGCGGCCGATGCAACGGACGCGGCATCCGATCCAACGATATCCGGCGCAACCGCCGCCCCAACCGGCGGCGAAACCGCATTGGTACCGCTTACCGTGACCGCGAAGCGTCTCGACGACGCGCGCAACGGCCTCTCTCCCGATACGGGTAGTTCGGTATATCGCATCACGAGCAGGGATATCGATAACCTCCCTCAAGGCGCAGATACGCCGCTGAATAAGGTCTTGCTACAGGCGCCTGGCGTAGCGGACGACTCATATGGGCAACTGCACGTGCGGGGGGATCATGCCGATCTTCAATATCGCATCAACGGCGTGATTATTCCCGAAGCAATCTCGGGATTTGGCCAGGCGCTGGACACGCGGATCATCGATCAAGTCAATGTGCTGACGGGTGCCTTACCGGCGCAATATGGCTATCGCACTGCCGGCATCATCGATATCACGACAAGGACAGGTGAAGAGGGCAGTGGCGGTGCGGTGAGCGTGTTTGGCGGCAGCCACCAGACACTGAAAACGAGTGCCAATGTTTACGGAACGAAAGGTGCGTTCAGCTATTTCTTTACCGGGTCGCTAGGCGAAAACAATCTCGGAATCGAATCGCCGACGTCGAGCAGTACTCCGTTGCACGATCACACACGTCAAGGGGATGGTTTCGGCTACTTATCGTATGTGATCGATCCGAGCACGCGCGTGAGTGTGATGTTTGGCACGACGAGCAACCAGTTTCAATTGCCGAATACGCCTGGTCTCGCGACGAATTACGCGCTCGTGGGCCATGATGGGTTCGACTCGTCCACGCTTGACGACAACCAGTCGGAGCTGAACAATTTTGCCGCAGTTTCTTTGCAAGGGACTATCGGTGCATCGCTCGACTATCAGGTATCGCTTTTCACACGCTACACGCGGACCCAATTCACGCCCGACACTGCCGGCGACTTAATGTTCAACGGCGTGGCATCGAACGACTTTCACAACGATCAAGCCAATGGTATCCAGACGGACATCACGTATCGTCGGAACGCCGCGCATACGTTACGCGCCGGGATGCTTTTTCAGGAGGAGCACGCGCAATTTCGAGATAACGTCAGCGTGTTTGCGACCGATGCGGAGGGGAACCAACTGTCCGACGTGCCGTACGCCATTCAAAGCGCTAGTAGCAAAACAGGATATTTCTGGAGTGCGTATGTGCAGGACGAATGGCAGTTATCGGACCGCTTGACGGTCAATTACGGTGTGCGTTACGACGGGATGGACCAATACGTCAACGCGAGTCAGATCAGCCCCCGTATCGGGGCGGTGTTTAAACTTACGCCGACCACGACGGTACATGCAGGGTATGCGCGATATTTCACGCCGCCTTCCTTCGAGCTGGTATCGGGCACCACGATCGGCCAGTTCGCCGGAACGACGAATGCAACCGAGGTTACCCAAAACGATCCGGTGCAGCCCGAACGCAGTAACTACTACGACGTCGGCATTTCGCAGAAACTGTCCTCCACCGTCACCGTTGGACTGGATGGCTATTACAAGCAGGCGAAAGAGCTGTTGGACGAAGGGCAGTTCGGCACTGCGCTGATTTACGCGCCTTTTAACTACCAAAAAGGCCGCGTTTACGGTGTGGAGTTCACCGCGAACTATCGGTCCAGCAATGTGAATGCTTATTTGAATGTCGCCTACAGTCGTGCCCAAGGCGAGAATGTGGATTCCGCCCAGTTCAACCTAGGTCAGGACGAGTTGAATTTTATCAGCAATCACTATGTGTTCCTCGATCACGACCAACGTGTGACTGCCTCGTTCGGCGGGGCCTATAAGCTGCACCAGACGACTTTTTCAATCGATGGCCTGGTAGGCAGCGGGCTGCGCAGCGGCTTTGCGAATACCGATAAGTTGCCGCTGTACGCGACCTTCAATTTCGGCGTCAAACAGCAATTCAACGAGCCGATCACCGGAAAGTTCTCGGTCAGTGTGTCACTCGAGAACGCGTTCGGTCGCTCCTACGAGTTACGTGACGGTTCGGGGATCGGCGTCGGCGCGCCGCAATATGGCCCGTATCGCGCGGTGTACGCGGGTATTACCAAGCAGTTCTAG
- a CDS encoding efflux transporter outer membrane subunit yields the protein MKNSFLCVCVGVSLSACSLAPKMVRPDAPVPAAFPAVFSATPTMRDASTDNAAAIGWRSMFANRALQQLIERALGNNRNLRVTALNVAAVAAEYRIARSSRLPALAANASSTRQRFPLDAGEYGQAFEGTSASSGYLVNDYTVSVGLSAFEVDLFGRVKSLSDAAKARYFASEEGRMSVQIALIGAVADAYFSYQLATEQLQLTRKTLADWQRSLTLSRALRQAGQTSRLDVAEAESQVRSAEADVEQRIRAQRVAINALRLLVGTDLPDPQIPLTTLAQDDVMTVLPAGVPSDLLLRRPDVRQAEQLLIAANADIGAARAAFFPRLSLTATLGYTSPALRGLFTGDQSAWSFSPQLTLPIFQAGALRAALSVAELRKSVAVAQYEQAIQIAFREVADGLAGRETYGRQIIAQQAVVASAAERVDLADARYRAGFDTRLALLISQRALYSAQDSLLGLHSAALSNAVALYKALGGGVRGDDMPASFPRDQAAANPD from the coding sequence ATGAAAAACAGCTTCTTGTGCGTGTGCGTGGGCGTCTCCTTGTCGGCATGCAGTCTTGCGCCGAAAATGGTCCGGCCCGACGCGCCCGTGCCGGCCGCGTTTCCGGCGGTCTTTTCGGCAACGCCGACGATGCGCGACGCATCGACCGATAACGCCGCGGCAATCGGCTGGCGATCGATGTTTGCGAATCGCGCGTTGCAGCAGCTCATCGAACGCGCGCTGGGCAATAATCGGAATCTGCGCGTCACGGCGTTGAATGTGGCCGCGGTAGCGGCGGAATACCGCATAGCGAGATCCAGTCGGCTGCCCGCGCTGGCTGCAAATGCGTCGTCCACGCGGCAACGGTTTCCGCTCGATGCGGGGGAATATGGTCAGGCATTCGAGGGCACGTCGGCGTCGTCCGGCTATCTGGTGAACGACTATACCGTCTCCGTAGGCCTCAGTGCCTTCGAGGTCGATTTGTTCGGCCGCGTGAAGTCCTTGTCCGATGCGGCAAAGGCCCGCTATTTCGCGAGCGAGGAGGGCCGGATGTCGGTGCAGATCGCGTTGATCGGGGCCGTGGCAGACGCGTATTTCTCCTATCAGCTTGCAACGGAACAGTTGCAGTTGACGCGAAAAACCCTTGCCGATTGGCAGCGCTCGTTGACCTTGTCCCGCGCCTTACGGCAGGCGGGGCAGACGAGCCGATTGGACGTTGCCGAGGCGGAGTCGCAAGTACGCAGCGCGGAGGCCGATGTCGAACAGCGTATCCGCGCGCAGCGCGTCGCGATCAATGCGCTTCGGTTGCTGGTGGGCACGGATTTGCCCGATCCGCAAATCCCACTTACGACGCTGGCGCAGGATGACGTCATGACGGTCTTGCCCGCCGGCGTCCCGTCCGATCTGCTGTTGCGACGACCGGACGTGCGGCAGGCGGAACAGCTATTGATCGCCGCGAATGCGGACATTGGGGCCGCGCGCGCCGCCTTTTTTCCGCGGCTGTCCTTGACCGCGACATTGGGCTACACGAGCCCGGCTTTGCGGGGGCTTTTCACGGGCGATCAGTCGGCGTGGTCTTTTTCACCGCAATTAACGTTGCCGATTTTTCAAGCCGGCGCCTTACGCGCCGCGCTGAGCGTGGCGGAATTGCGTAAATCGGTTGCCGTGGCGCAGTACGAGCAGGCCATCCAGATCGCGTTTCGCGAGGTTGCCGACGGCTTGGCCGGCAGGGAAACCTACGGCAGGCAGATCATTGCGCAGCAAGCGGTGGTGGCCAGCGCCGCGGAACGCGTCGACCTTGCCGATGCGCGATACCGCGCCGGATTCGATACCCGTTTGGCCTTATTGATCTCGCAGCGTGCGTTGTACAGTGCGCAGGATAGCTTGCTGGGATTGCACAGCGCGGCGCTGAGCAATGCCGTCGCTTTGTATAAAGCGTTGGGAGGCGGCGTGCGGGGCGATGACATGCCGGCATCATTCCCGCGCGATCAAGCAGCCGCTAACCCCGATTGA
- a CDS encoding efflux RND transporter periplasmic adaptor subunit: MPVSQRHFYSLAISAVFCAACSGSPPDAPAIVPPLVAALVVQARDVTLTQEYPGRIAPYRIAEIRPQVSGIVIRRRFEEGAEVREGQALFDINPEPFKADRDVAAATLRKADAALTLATVQADRIQPLVAIEAVSEQAYDEAISKRDQAFAEVRQARAALDRKQLDVRFATVEAPISGRIGQALVTEGALVGIGDATSMAQIQQIDRVYVDVRRPASSRDALTNATLKTKDDHSEGVPVTLFDADHGQLKEAGRILFSGLTVNASTNDVLLRITVDNAKRTLLPGMFVWARVPLAFYPAVLTIPQQAVVRSGNGPHVWTIREDGRAHLQPVELGSLVFRDYIVLQGLVAGSKVIVEGAERVSENGAVTTQPWNPPEADASGRNAATKQAV; encoded by the coding sequence ATGCCAGTTTCGCAGCGTCATTTCTATAGCCTCGCGATCTCCGCCGTCTTCTGCGCCGCTTGCAGCGGGTCACCACCCGATGCGCCGGCCATCGTCCCGCCGTTGGTGGCGGCGCTCGTCGTGCAAGCGCGCGACGTGACGCTCACCCAGGAATATCCTGGCCGCATTGCGCCATATCGCATCGCCGAAATACGCCCGCAGGTCAGCGGTATCGTGATTCGCCGTCGTTTCGAGGAAGGCGCGGAGGTGCGAGAGGGCCAGGCACTGTTCGATATCAATCCGGAACCTTTTAAAGCGGACCGTGACGTCGCCGCCGCGACGCTTCGGAAGGCCGATGCGGCATTGACGTTGGCGACCGTGCAGGCCGATCGCATCCAACCCCTCGTAGCGATCGAAGCCGTCAGCGAGCAGGCCTATGACGAGGCCATTTCGAAAAGAGATCAGGCGTTCGCCGAGGTCAGGCAAGCCCGAGCAGCGCTCGATCGCAAGCAACTGGACGTGCGCTTCGCCACCGTGGAGGCCCCTATTTCGGGACGGATCGGCCAGGCATTGGTGACCGAGGGGGCGCTTGTCGGCATCGGCGACGCCACGTCGATGGCGCAGATCCAGCAAATCGATCGCGTCTACGTCGATGTGCGCCGACCGGCTTCCTCACGCGATGCATTGACGAACGCCACGCTAAAGACGAAGGACGATCATAGCGAGGGTGTGCCCGTTACCCTGTTCGATGCCGATCACGGCCAACTGAAGGAAGCGGGGCGTATTCTTTTCTCCGGCCTAACCGTCAATGCGAGCACCAATGACGTGTTGCTGCGGATCACCGTCGACAATGCGAAGCGCACGCTGTTGCCCGGGATGTTCGTCTGGGCACGGGTGCCCCTCGCATTTTATCCGGCTGTCTTGACGATTCCGCAGCAGGCGGTGGTGCGCTCCGGCAACGGTCCCCATGTCTGGACGATTCGCGAGGACGGCCGGGCGCACTTGCAGCCGGTGGAATTGGGCAGCCTTGTTTTTCGAGACTACATCGTACTGCAGGGGCTCGTTGCCGGTAGCAAGGTGATCGTGGAGGGCGCCGAGCGCGTCAGCGAAAACGGCGCTGTCACGACGCAACCGTGGAATCCGCCCGAAGCCGATGCTTCGGGGCGGAATGCCGCGACAAAGCAGGCGGTGTGA